Proteins encoded within one genomic window of Bacillus sp. 1NLA3E:
- the nirB gene encoding nitrite reductase large subunit NirB: MEKKKLILVGNGMAGVRAIEEILNVSKEKFEITIFGSEPHPNYNRILLSKVLQGDTKVIDITLNDWDWYKENNIQLYTGETVIKIDSEKKLVVTDSGRMEPYDELIMATGSLPFILPIPGADKTGVTTFRDIKDTDEMLVASKQYKKAAVIGGGLLGLEAARGLLNLGMDVSVIHLAPYLMERQVDPTAGKLLQMELEKQGMKFLLEKQTQEIFGDERVEGLRFSDGTELKADLVVMAVGIKPNIELAKESGLSVNRGIVVNDYLQTDVPHIYAVGECAEHKGIAYGLVAPLYEQGKILAKEICGVETKPYQGSVLSTQLKVSGVEVFSAGDFTEGEDKKAIKVFDEQDGIYKKIVLRGNQIVGAVLFGDSSDGNRMFSMIQKQADISETAKVSILHPIGEAAMGSSVAGMTNEEIICGCNGVSKGTIVQAIQQQGCSSVDEIKACTSASRSCGGCKPLVAELLQHSLGSEFNANSQKEAICACTTLSRDEVVEEIRAKGLTHTREVMNVLGWSTEEGCSKCRPALNYYLGMVNSTKYKDEKESRLVNERMHANIQKDGTYSVVPAMYGGVTNSQDLRKIADVVDKYEIPLVKLTGGQRIDLFGVKKEDLPKVWEELDMPSGFAYGKSLRTVKTCVGEQFCRFGTQDSMALGIALEKKFQGLQTPHKVKMAVSACPRSCAESGFKDIGFIGIDGGWEIYIGGNGGTHLRGGDLLYKVKTNEEVMEITGAYLQYYRETANYLERTSAWIERISLVHVQSILEDKEKRKELNTRMEETLSLFKDPWKEIIKDNQKKKDLFERIVMS, encoded by the coding sequence ATGGAGAAGAAGAAGTTGATTCTTGTAGGAAATGGAATGGCTGGTGTTAGAGCCATTGAAGAAATATTGAATGTATCAAAGGAAAAATTTGAGATTACGATTTTCGGAAGTGAGCCGCATCCAAATTATAATAGAATTCTATTATCAAAGGTATTACAAGGTGATACAAAAGTCATTGATATCACGTTAAATGACTGGGATTGGTACAAAGAAAACAATATTCAATTATACACGGGGGAAACGGTTATAAAGATTGATTCCGAGAAAAAATTGGTCGTGACCGATTCAGGAAGAATGGAGCCGTATGATGAATTAATTATGGCAACAGGATCTCTTCCGTTTATCCTTCCAATTCCGGGAGCGGATAAAACAGGGGTAACAACCTTCCGTGATATCAAAGATACGGATGAAATGCTTGTTGCTTCAAAACAATACAAAAAGGCTGCCGTTATCGGAGGTGGGCTGCTCGGACTGGAAGCAGCTAGAGGCCTTTTAAATCTGGGAATGGATGTTTCTGTCATCCATCTTGCTCCATACTTAATGGAACGACAAGTGGATCCGACGGCAGGTAAGCTATTGCAAATGGAATTAGAAAAACAAGGGATGAAATTTTTATTAGAAAAACAAACGCAGGAAATCTTTGGAGATGAACGTGTAGAAGGATTAAGGTTTAGCGATGGAACCGAATTGAAAGCGGACTTAGTGGTCATGGCGGTTGGTATTAAACCAAATATCGAATTAGCCAAAGAAAGCGGTCTTTCTGTTAATCGCGGGATTGTCGTCAATGACTATTTACAAACAGATGTCCCTCATATTTACGCTGTTGGAGAATGTGCTGAGCATAAGGGCATTGCTTACGGATTGGTTGCCCCCCTTTACGAACAGGGAAAAATATTAGCGAAGGAAATCTGCGGTGTAGAAACAAAGCCGTATCAGGGATCGGTTTTATCCACTCAATTGAAAGTGTCTGGTGTGGAAGTATTCTCTGCTGGTGACTTCACAGAGGGAGAAGACAAAAAAGCAATCAAGGTGTTCGATGAACAAGATGGCATTTATAAAAAAATTGTATTGCGAGGGAATCAAATTGTCGGAGCCGTGCTGTTCGGTGACAGCAGCGATGGCAACCGCATGTTCTCAATGATCCAAAAGCAGGCAGATATTTCGGAAACAGCGAAAGTATCAATTTTGCATCCGATTGGTGAAGCAGCGATGGGTAGCTCGGTTGCCGGCATGACAAATGAAGAAATCATTTGCGGCTGTAATGGAGTATCAAAGGGAACCATTGTCCAGGCAATCCAACAGCAAGGCTGTAGTTCGGTCGATGAAATAAAAGCTTGTACAAGTGCTTCCCGTTCTTGCGGCGGATGTAAGCCGCTTGTAGCTGAATTGTTACAGCATTCGCTAGGGTCGGAATTTAATGCAAATTCTCAAAAAGAAGCAATCTGCGCTTGTACAACATTATCAAGGGATGAAGTGGTAGAAGAAATTAGAGCGAAAGGATTGACTCATACAAGAGAAGTCATGAATGTCCTTGGCTGGAGCACAGAGGAAGGCTGTTCCAAATGCCGCCCGGCTCTTAACTACTACTTAGGAATGGTTAACTCAACGAAATATAAAGATGAAAAAGAATCCCGTTTGGTAAACGAACGGATGCATGCGAATATTCAAAAGGATGGAACATACTCGGTTGTGCCAGCAATGTACGGCGGAGTGACCAATTCACAAGACTTGAGAAAAATCGCAGATGTGGTAGATAAATATGAGATTCCATTGGTTAAATTAACAGGTGGCCAGCGAATTGACCTATTCGGGGTCAAAAAAGAAGACCTGCCAAAAGTGTGGGAAGAACTCGATATGCCTTCCGGATTTGCGTATGGAAAATCCCTTCGTACGGTTAAAACATGTGTCGGTGAACAGTTCTGCCGCTTTGGCACGCAGGATTCAATGGCTCTTGGAATCGCACTAGAAAAGAAATTCCAAGGTCTTCAAACGCCTCATAAAGTGAAAATGGCAGTATCTGCCTGCCCGAGAAGCTGTGCGGAATCCGGCTTTAAAGATATTGGATTTATTGGCATCGACGGTGGTTGGGAAATTTATATAGGCGGTAACGGTGGAACTCATCTACGCGGGGGAGACTTGTTGTACAAAGTGAAAACGAATGAAGAAGTAATGGAAATTACAGGTGCTTATTTGCAGTATTACCGCGAAACGGCCAACTACTTGGAGCGTACCTCTGCATGGATCGAGCGTATCAGTTTAGTACACGTACAATCGATTTTAGAAGATAAGGAAAAGCGCAAAGAATTGAACACTCGTATGGAAGAAACGTTATCCCTTTTCAAAGATCCATGGAAGGAGATTATTAAGGACAATCAAAAGAAAAAAGACCTATTTGAAAGAATAGTAATGTCTTAA
- the nirD gene encoding nitrite reductase small subunit NirD: protein MVNKSLTESKVLVGSVHELPGHLGKTVLVGDKEIAVFKLSSGSIRAVENRCPHKGGVLAEGVVSGEFVFCPMHDWKICLNDGKVQEPDTGCVKTYKTTIECDKVYLLIES from the coding sequence ATGGTGAACAAAAGCTTAACCGAGTCGAAAGTATTAGTTGGTTCTGTTCATGAATTACCGGGTCATTTAGGAAAAACAGTGCTTGTAGGTGATAAAGAAATCGCTGTATTTAAATTGTCAAGCGGAAGCATTCGAGCGGTTGAAAACCGCTGTCCGCATAAAGGCGGAGTATTAGCAGAGGGAGTTGTGAGTGGGGAATTTGTTTTTTGTCCGATGCATGATTGGAAGATTTGCCTGAATGATGGAAAGGTGCAAGAACCGGATACGGGATGTGTCAAAACATATAAAACAACTATAGAATGCGATAAGGTTTATCTCCTTATCGAAAGTTAG
- the ppsA gene encoding phosphoenolpyruvate synthase gives MGPLVLDFQEMEKTQLSLVGGKGLNLGELSKVEGIQVPEGFCVTTVGYQKAIEQNETYHALLDRLTMLKVEDRDQISEISRKIRQIIMDVEIPSDVVGAVTHYLSKFGDEHAYAVRSSATAEDLPHASFAGQQDTYLNIIGVDAILQHIGKCWASLFTDRAVIYRIQNGFDHSQVYLSVIVQRMVDIPQASGILFTADPITSNRKLLSIDASFGLGEALVSGLVSADNYKVKDQEIVDKMIGTKKLAIYGLKEGGTETLQVDPNLQKTQTLTDQQILQLASIGRRIEAYFGSPQDIEWCLVDDIFYIVQSRPITTLFPIPEASDEENHVYLSVGHQQMMTDPLKPLGMSIYQLTSFGHRFKAGGWLYVDVTKMLASPNSRKTLLDGMGQHDPLSKDVLMTIIERDFIKLVPNDNQEQSSGKSNKSVSSSDAGAQIENDPTIVSDLIKKSQTSITELKQNIQTKSGLDLFDFILEDIQELKRILFDPQSTAVFMAAINATSWINEKMNDWLGEKNVADTLSKSVPNNITSEMGLALLDVADVFRPFPEIIEYLQHVKDDNFLDELVRFEGGQETQESIIAYLNKYGMRCVGEIDITKTRWSEKPTTLVPMILSNIKNFEPNASNRKFEQGRLEALKKEQELLDRLQQLPDGEQKTKETKRMIDLIRNFIGYREYPKYGMINRYFVYKQALLKEVEKLVQKEVIHEKEDIYYLTFEELRDVVRTNTLDYQIISKRKDEYKFYEKLTPPRVITSDGEIIKGKYKRENLPAEAIVGLPVSSGVIEGRARVILNMEDADLEDGDILVTSFTDPSWTPLFVSIKGLVTEVGGLMTHGAVIAREYGLPAVVGVENATNLIKDGQRILVNGTEGYIEIL, from the coding sequence ATGGGTCCTTTGGTTCTCGATTTTCAGGAAATGGAAAAAACTCAGCTTTCGCTCGTTGGCGGAAAAGGGTTAAATTTAGGGGAATTATCAAAAGTTGAAGGAATACAAGTACCTGAAGGATTTTGTGTTACAACAGTGGGATATCAAAAAGCCATCGAACAAAACGAAACGTATCATGCTTTGTTGGATCGACTAACCATGCTAAAAGTAGAAGATCGAGATCAAATTAGTGAAATCAGCAGGAAGATTAGACAAATCATTATGGATGTAGAAATTCCTTCCGATGTTGTGGGCGCAGTTACTCACTATCTCTCCAAATTTGGAGATGAACATGCTTATGCAGTGCGTTCTAGTGCGACTGCTGAAGATTTACCCCATGCCTCTTTTGCTGGTCAACAAGACACCTATTTAAATATCATCGGCGTCGATGCCATCTTACAGCATATCGGCAAATGCTGGGCTTCCCTATTTACGGATCGCGCTGTAATCTACCGTATACAAAATGGATTTGACCACAGTCAAGTTTATTTATCCGTTATCGTTCAAAGAATGGTGGATATCCCACAGGCTTCAGGGATATTATTTACCGCTGATCCGATTACTTCCAACCGAAAGTTGCTATCCATAGATGCCAGTTTTGGACTTGGAGAAGCACTGGTCTCCGGCTTGGTCTCTGCCGATAACTATAAAGTAAAGGATCAAGAAATCGTAGATAAGATGATAGGAACAAAAAAACTGGCTATTTATGGCCTAAAAGAAGGCGGGACAGAGACCTTGCAGGTCGATCCCAATCTTCAAAAGACTCAAACCCTTACTGATCAACAGATTTTACAACTGGCAAGCATTGGTAGAAGGATCGAAGCATATTTCGGCAGTCCCCAAGACATCGAATGGTGTTTGGTTGATGATATATTTTATATTGTCCAGAGTCGACCAATAACTACTCTTTTCCCCATCCCTGAAGCGAGTGATGAAGAAAATCACGTTTACTTATCGGTCGGTCATCAACAAATGATGACCGACCCCTTGAAACCATTGGGGATGTCGATATACCAGCTAACATCTTTTGGACACAGGTTTAAAGCTGGTGGATGGTTGTATGTTGATGTTACAAAAATGCTGGCTTCACCTAATAGCAGAAAAACATTATTAGATGGTATGGGACAACATGATCCGCTCAGTAAGGACGTACTTATGACCATAATAGAGCGGGATTTTATAAAATTGGTACCAAATGATAATCAAGAACAGAGTTCCGGAAAAAGTAATAAAAGTGTGTCGTCTTCTGATGCAGGGGCACAAATCGAAAACGACCCGACAATCGTTTCTGATTTGATTAAGAAAAGTCAAACATCGATAACAGAGCTAAAACAAAACATTCAAACGAAATCCGGATTGGATTTATTTGATTTTATTCTCGAGGATATCCAAGAGCTAAAGAGGATTCTATTTGACCCACAAAGTACAGCTGTTTTCATGGCTGCTATAAATGCTACATCATGGATTAATGAAAAAATGAATGATTGGTTGGGTGAGAAAAACGTTGCAGACACGCTTTCTAAATCTGTACCAAACAATATTACTTCGGAAATGGGTCTGGCGCTATTGGATGTCGCCGATGTGTTTCGTCCTTTTCCAGAAATAATTGAATATTTACAACATGTAAAAGATGATAATTTTTTGGATGAACTGGTTAGGTTTGAGGGGGGACAGGAAACCCAAGAGTCAATAATTGCTTATCTTAACAAATATGGAATGCGATGTGTCGGAGAAATCGATATTACTAAAACTCGTTGGAGCGAAAAACCAACTACGCTTGTTCCCATGATTCTTAGTAACATCAAAAACTTTGAGCCTAATGCCAGCAATCGAAAATTTGAGCAAGGGCGACTAGAAGCTTTGAAAAAAGAACAAGAGTTATTAGATCGATTGCAGCAATTACCGGATGGTGAACAAAAAACCAAAGAAACTAAAAGAATGATTGACCTAATCCGGAATTTCATTGGTTACCGTGAATATCCAAAATACGGTATGATTAATCGTTACTTCGTTTACAAGCAGGCTTTATTGAAAGAAGTCGAAAAACTCGTACAGAAAGAAGTTATTCATGAAAAAGAAGATATATACTATCTCACCTTTGAAGAACTTCGCGATGTCGTACGCACAAATACACTGGATTACCAGATTATCAGTAAACGAAAAGACGAGTACAAATTTTATGAAAAGCTAACTCCCCCACGTGTTATTACATCTGATGGTGAAATCATTAAAGGTAAATATAAAAGAGAAAATCTCCCAGCTGAAGCGATTGTAGGTCTACCTGTTTCTTCTGGAGTTATAGAGGGACGTGCACGTGTCATCTTAAACATGGAAGATGCTGATCTAGAAGATGGAGATATATTAGTCACATCCTTTACTGACCCTAGCTGGACACCATTGTTTGTATCTATAAAAGGCCTTGTCACCGAAGTTGGTGGACTGATGACCCATGGAGCAGTAATTGCGCGAGAATATGGCTTACCAGCAGTTGTTGGAGTGGAGAATGCTACCAATCTGATAAAAGATGGGCAACGAATTCTTGTCAACGGAACAGAAGGGTATATCGAAATATTGTAA
- a CDS encoding cupin domain-containing protein has product MNDMKDTVLFDVGEPNPYSQFFVGKSYLKMLTPGPNAIGNVTFEPGCRNNWHSHAGGQLLFVTAGEGYYQAEAEPAQRLKAGDVVNIPAGVKHWHGAADDSWFVHLAASGDPSKPETEWFEPVNDEQYAVANKVK; this is encoded by the coding sequence ATCAATGACATGAAAGACACGGTTTTATTCGATGTTGGAGAACCAAACCCGTATTCTCAATTTTTTGTTGGGAAAAGTTATTTGAAAATGCTCACACCAGGACCAAATGCCATTGGAAACGTAACTTTTGAACCGGGTTGCCGTAATAACTGGCATTCTCATGCAGGTGGGCAATTATTGTTTGTTACTGCTGGTGAAGGTTACTATCAAGCTGAAGCGGAACCCGCTCAACGCTTAAAAGCGGGAGACGTTGTAAATATTCCAGCCGGTGTAAAACATTGGCATGGTGCTGCAGATGATTCATGGTTTGTTCATTTAGCAGCTTCAGGTGACCCAAGCAAACCAGAAACTGAATGGTTTGAGCCAGTAAATGATGAGCAGTACGCAGTAGCAAATAAAGTGAAATAA
- a CDS encoding carboxymuconolactone decarboxylase family protein, which translates to MPEKVTAGRDLLGEFAPKFAELNDDVLFGQVWSRETELSSRDRSMITVSALLSGGNFEQLQGHMMKAKANGVTKEELVEVITHLAFYCGWPKAWSAFNIAKEIYKD; encoded by the coding sequence ATGCCCGAAAAAGTAACAGCAGGACGGGATTTGTTAGGTGAGTTTGCACCGAAATTTGCAGAATTAAACGATGATGTATTGTTTGGACAAGTATGGAGTCGAGAAACAGAGTTGAGCTCGAGAGATCGCAGTATGATTACTGTTTCAGCGCTTCTTTCTGGCGGGAACTTCGAACAATTACAAGGCCATATGATGAAAGCGAAAGCGAACGGAGTCACAAAAGAAGAACTGGTTGAAGTGATTACACACTTAGCCTTTTACTGTGGGTGGCCTAAAGCATGGTCAGCTTTTAATATAGCAAAAGAAATTTATAAGGACTAA
- a CDS encoding MBL fold metallo-hydrolase: protein MIYFLVLIVVLGVVISLFINIHPAFGGNPSKEQKVVYSSFDNYDNGKFVYRVTKKMTGSASNSPSTFKDSNSVGNQTNPAGQIPISELDWNKINSKEDSLTWFGHSAFLLSIDNKKILIDPMLGPIASPVSFVGPKRYSKDLLDIIEEMPPIDAVFITHDHYDHLDYQSIRKLKSKVGHFFVPYGVSNHLIRWGVAKDKITELNWWDETEFQGLTIALTPSKHFSGRGILNRDTTLWGGWVILGKQIRFFTSGDGGYDAHFKDIGKKYGPFDIALIEGGQYDRRWSWAHMFPEESVQANIDVRGKHMMLMHWGAFTLANHGWIEPIERALKEANKNDVNLIAPQIGETVPLDRRLPISVSSWWKK from the coding sequence CTGATTTATTTCTTGGTCTTAATAGTTGTATTAGGAGTTGTCATTTCATTGTTTATAAACATACATCCAGCTTTCGGCGGTAATCCAAGTAAGGAGCAAAAAGTGGTATACAGTTCGTTTGATAATTATGATAACGGGAAATTTGTATATCGGGTAACAAAAAAGATGACCGGGAGTGCATCTAATAGCCCATCAACATTTAAGGACTCTAATTCAGTTGGTAATCAAACCAATCCCGCTGGTCAAATTCCTATTTCTGAGCTTGATTGGAACAAAATTAATAGTAAAGAAGATAGTTTAACTTGGTTTGGACATTCTGCTTTTTTACTTAGTATCGATAATAAAAAGATACTTATTGATCCCATGCTGGGACCCATAGCTTCACCCGTTTCCTTTGTAGGACCTAAACGCTACAGCAAAGATTTATTGGATATTATTGAAGAAATGCCTCCTATTGATGCTGTCTTTATTACACATGATCATTATGATCACTTAGATTATCAATCTATAAGAAAGCTAAAGAGCAAGGTCGGTCATTTCTTCGTTCCTTATGGTGTAAGTAATCATCTGATTCGATGGGGTGTTGCAAAAGACAAAATTACAGAGCTCAATTGGTGGGATGAAACTGAGTTCCAAGGTTTAACCATTGCATTAACCCCCTCCAAACATTTCTCTGGAAGAGGGATTTTGAATCGAGATACGACCCTTTGGGGTGGTTGGGTCATTCTTGGAAAACAAATACGTTTCTTTACAAGTGGAGATGGTGGCTATGATGCCCATTTTAAAGATATTGGAAAAAAATATGGACCTTTCGATATCGCTTTAATTGAAGGCGGGCAATATGATAGACGCTGGTCTTGGGCTCATATGTTTCCTGAAGAATCTGTCCAGGCTAATATAGATGTAAGAGGCAAGCATATGATGTTAATGCATTGGGGTGCTTTTACCCTTGCGAATCACGGTTGGATAGAACCAATAGAACGAGCATTAAAAGAGGCAAATAAAAATGATGTGAATCTCATCGCTCCACAAATCGGTGAAACGGTTCCATTGGATAGAAGGTTGCCTATTTCTGTTTCATCATGGTGGAAAAAGTAA
- a CDS encoding NAD(P)-dependent alcohol dehydrogenase, with protein sequence MITAKARAVDGPDKSFRAAEIKRRDLDSQDVLIEIKYAGICHSDIHTAHGEWGPVNYPLVPGHEIAGIVTDVGANVTKYKIGDRVGVGCMVDSCGECENCRKGEEQYCLKGNVPTYAGVDKYGEPTQGGYSTHIVVTEDFIVRIPDNIELDVAAPLLCAGITTYSPLNHWGAGPGKKVAVVGLGGLGHMAVKIAHAMGAEVTVLSQTLNKMEDGLQFGADNYYATSAPETFEKLAGTFDLIINTVSAKIDISAYLSLLSLDGTLVNVGAPAEPLSLNVFSLIGHRRSFAGSMIGGIRETQEMLDFCAKHNIVPKIEVISADQIDEAYERVLASDVKYRFVIDISTM encoded by the coding sequence ATGATAACTGCTAAAGCACGAGCTGTAGACGGTCCAGACAAATCGTTTCGAGCTGCTGAAATTAAAAGACGTGATCTTGATTCGCAAGATGTTCTGATTGAAATAAAATATGCAGGTATATGTCATTCCGACATCCATACTGCGCACGGCGAATGGGGCCCAGTTAACTATCCACTCGTACCTGGACACGAGATTGCAGGAATTGTTACGGATGTAGGAGCAAATGTAACAAAGTACAAGATTGGTGACCGGGTAGGGGTCGGATGTATGGTTGATTCCTGTGGTGAATGTGAAAACTGCCGCAAAGGAGAAGAACAATACTGTCTAAAAGGCAATGTCCCTACATATGCAGGTGTTGACAAGTACGGCGAGCCAACTCAAGGTGGTTATTCTACTCATATAGTCGTAACTGAGGACTTCATAGTTAGAATACCTGACAACATTGAACTTGATGTAGCTGCACCATTACTTTGCGCAGGTATTACGACTTATTCGCCACTAAACCATTGGGGAGCAGGTCCAGGTAAGAAAGTTGCGGTTGTTGGTTTGGGCGGTCTTGGTCATATGGCTGTTAAGATTGCACATGCCATGGGTGCAGAAGTTACGGTTCTGTCACAAACATTGAATAAGATGGAAGATGGCTTGCAATTCGGCGCTGACAACTACTATGCCACAAGCGCCCCTGAAACATTCGAGAAACTTGCCGGTACTTTTGACCTGATCATTAACACGGTAAGTGCAAAAATCGATATTAGTGCTTACCTCTCATTGTTAAGTCTAGATGGAACTCTAGTAAATGTTGGTGCGCCTGCAGAGCCATTATCATTAAATGTGTTCTCTCTCATCGGTCATCGCCGCTCCTTTGCAGGTTCGATGATTGGAGGAATCCGTGAGACTCAGGAAATGTTAGATTTCTGTGCAAAACATAACATTGTTCCTAAGATTGAAGTAATTTCAGCCGACCAAATTGATGAAGCTTACGAACGTGTATTAGCTTCAGATGTAAAGTATCGTTTCGTAATTGACATCAGCACAATGTGA
- a CDS encoding MerR family transcriptional regulator: protein MKTYSISEAAKELNLTPYTLRYYDKEGLMPFVERTLSGNRLFKESDISALKIIECLKSTGMPIKEIKNFIDWCSDGDSTLQQRYDMFIDRKAIVEAQIEELKKTMEVIEYKCSYYKSALDAGTEDFHKIDKVGVTINS, encoded by the coding sequence ATGAAGACATATTCTATCAGCGAAGCTGCAAAAGAATTGAATCTTACACCCTATACCTTGCGTTACTACGACAAGGAGGGACTAATGCCTTTTGTAGAACGGACACTTAGTGGAAACCGATTATTTAAGGAATCCGATATCAGCGCTTTAAAAATAATTGAATGTCTGAAATCCACCGGGATGCCAATTAAGGAAATTAAAAATTTCATAGATTGGTGTTCTGATGGGGATTCCACGTTGCAACAAAGATATGACATGTTTATAGATCGAAAAGCTATTGTAGAGGCACAGATAGAAGAATTGAAAAAAACAATGGAAGTCATCGAGTATAAATGCAGCTATTACAAGTCTGCATTGGATGCCGGAACGGAAGATTTTCATAAAATTGATAAAGTAGGAGTTACTATTAATAGTTAA
- a CDS encoding cyclophilin-like fold protein, with translation MKKILLVFFTISVIFIFSGCSNSAENNTSSETSAVSKNNSTDEHNKNQTDSAKEKSTVKKMITINIIVGNRKFTATLEDHNTAIALVKQLPLTVDMSELNGNEKYNYLSGNLRSDTSTSPGRIKEGDLMLYGNNCLVLFYKTFNTSYSYVKLGHIDNTTGLSEALGSGSVKVTFSVSE, from the coding sequence ATGAAGAAAATCCTTCTGGTATTTTTTACAATTTCTGTTATTTTTATTTTTTCAGGGTGTAGTAATAGTGCAGAAAACAATACATCATCTGAAACATCTGCTGTTTCTAAAAATAACTCAACCGATGAACACAATAAAAACCAAACTGATAGTGCGAAGGAGAAGTCAACAGTGAAAAAAATGATTACCATAAATATCATAGTCGGAAATAGGAAATTCACGGCAACTCTTGAGGACCACAATACTGCTATAGCGCTTGTTAAACAGCTACCGCTAACAGTAGATATGTCAGAACTTAACGGCAATGAAAAATATAATTATTTATCCGGTAATCTGCGCTCAGATACGTCCACCAGTCCGGGAAGGATCAAAGAAGGCGATTTAATGCTTTATGGAAACAACTGTCTTGTTCTTTTCTACAAGACATTCAATACTTCCTACAGCTATGTAAAACTCGGTCACATTGACAACACCACAGGTCTTTCTGAAGCCCTAGGTTCAGGTAGTGTAAAGGTTACATTTTCCGTCAGTGAATAA
- a CDS encoding sugar O-acetyltransferase — MDKRDFIDFCKKGNPISGEDKELHGLLVQCSYEAQRITMGLNTSYHSREEIAEIFSELTGTKVDSSFMCFPPFYTDFGKNITIGRNVFFNIGCSFQDRGGISIGDGSMIGMNVTIATLNHGLSIETRNITYPSPVIIGKNVWIGSNATILPGVTIGDNSVVAAGAVVTKDVPKNTVVAGVPAKVIKEINN; from the coding sequence ATGGACAAGAGGGATTTTATAGATTTTTGTAAGAAGGGCAATCCAATTTCAGGTGAGGATAAAGAATTACATGGATTATTAGTACAATGTAGTTATGAAGCTCAAAGGATAACTATGGGATTGAATACTTCCTATCATTCAAGAGAAGAAATAGCAGAGATATTTAGTGAACTGACAGGCACCAAAGTTGATTCTTCTTTTATGTGTTTTCCGCCATTTTATACTGATTTTGGAAAAAATATCACTATTGGTAGAAACGTCTTTTTTAACATAGGATGTTCATTTCAAGACAGAGGTGGTATTAGTATAGGAGACGGTTCAATGATTGGTATGAATGTCACCATTGCTACACTTAATCATGGATTGTCAATAGAAACAAGAAACATAACATATCCCTCTCCAGTTATAATAGGTAAGAACGTATGGATTGGGTCTAACGCAACAATACTACCTGGTGTTACGATTGGCGACAATTCAGTTGTTGCGGCAGGAGCAGTTGTCACTAAGGATGTCCCTAAAAATACAGTTGTGGCAGGAGTGCCAGCGAAAGTCATAAAAGAAATTAATAATTGA